One Chloroflexota bacterium genomic window, GTGCAATGGTCTCCGGCGGTAGAGGGTTTGGATGAGGAGGAATCCCCGCAATCTGAGCCGCTTTGGTGGATTTGGCACACGTACGTAAAGGTATTTCACGTGGATAGTCCAGGGGGAGCAGGAATCCCCTCACCCCGGCCCGCTCCCCAGGGGAGAGGGAGTCTCCTCCCCTGTTGTTCGGGTCGTGCAGGGGTCTCCCAGGGGAGAGGGAGTCTCCTCCCCTGTTGTTCGGGTCGTGTAGGAGTCCCCCCAGGGAGTGGGGGCTTACTTGCGCCACCTGCCGCAGCGATGAATAGGCAACCTCGGGGAGCGTGGATCGTTTGAGTGCTTGGGTCTTTGATGGAATTGCGTTGACCCGGTGCTAGCTGACGAGAGACTGACAGACTGTATTCCTTAAGTGAGATAGAGCATTACTATGGCGGACTTGATGGATGCGGTGGTCTGTTACGGGCCGCAAGACTATCGGGTGGAGCAGGCGCCGATGCCGGTCATGACGGATGCGTCCATGATTCTGCGCACGGCTGCGAGCGGCATTTGCGCCAGCGACATCAAGTGCTACGACGGCGCGGGGCACTTCTGGGGCAGCGAGACCCGCCGCCCTTACGTGATTACGCCGGTGGTGCCCGGGCATGAGTTTAGCGGGTACGTCGAGGCTGTCGATCCGGCGGTGGCGGAGCAGCACGGCTTGCAAGCAGGCGACCTGGTCGTGGTGGAGCAGATCGTGCCCTGCTGGCAGTGCCGCTTCTGCACACGCGGCCACTACTGGATGTGCCAGGTCAATTATATTTTCGGTTTCAAGGGCGGTATCTGTGATGGCGGCATGGCCACGCACGTACGCGTGCCGCGCAATGCCATCGTCCACAAGGTGCCGGACGGCCTGACGGCGGAACAGGCAGCCTACGTGGAACCGTTGGGCTGTGCGCTCCATGCGGTGGAACGCGGCGAGATTGAAGTTGGCGATACCGTAGTGGTTGCCGGGCTTGGCAACATTGGCCTCTGCATGCTACAGGCGGCACGACTCTACTCACCCGGCAAGCTCATCGGCATCGACCTGCACCCGCGGCGGCGGGCGCTGGCCACCGAGTTTGGCGCGGACGTGGTGTTGGACCCCACCGACCCCGGCGCGATGGAGGCAGTGCTCGACCTAACGGACGGCTACGGCTGCGACGTGTACATCGAGGCCACCGGCCACCCTTCCGGCGTGACGCAAGGGCTGGACATGGTGCGCAAGCTCGGCACGTTCGTCGAGTTCAGCGTGTTTGGGGATGACGTGGTAGCCGACTGGACCATCATCGGCGACCGCAAAGAGCTGAATATCCACGGCGCGCACCTCAGTCCATACACGTATCCATTGGCTATGGACCTCCTGCTGCAGGAGAAGGTCACCGTGGACCCCCTCATCAGCCATACGTTCCCCATCAGCGCGTTTCCGGATGCCATCGAGGCGGCGCATAATAATGCCGAGGGCATGAAGGTAATGATTGTACCGTGAGTGGCAGAGGGCTCTTGCCGCGATTTCACAGTGTATGAAATCTGAGTAGCGCGGGGGCTTGTCCCCCGCTCTGGGTAGGCGAGATTGTGTGAAG contains:
- a CDS encoding alcohol dehydrogenase catalytic domain-containing protein, producing MADLMDAVVCYGPQDYRVEQAPMPVMTDASMILRTAASGICASDIKCYDGAGHFWGSETRRPYVITPVVPGHEFSGYVEAVDPAVAEQHGLQAGDLVVVEQIVPCWQCRFCTRGHYWMCQVNYIFGFKGGICDGGMATHVRVPRNAIVHKVPDGLTAEQAAYVEPLGCALHAVERGEIEVGDTVVVAGLGNIGLCMLQAARLYSPGKLIGIDLHPRRRALATEFGADVVLDPTDPGAMEAVLDLTDGYGCDVYIEATGHPSGVTQGLDMVRKLGTFVEFSVFGDDVVADWTIIGDRKELNIHGAHLSPYTYPLAMDLLLQEKVTVDPLISHTFPISAFPDAIEAAHNNAEGMKVMIVP